The following is a genomic window from Zalophus californianus isolate mZalCal1 chromosome 10, mZalCal1.pri.v2, whole genome shotgun sequence.
cttgctggggggggggggggagggtgtcaAGTAGTACAATGTGGTTCATCCCTCTCATCATCCGATTTAGTTTACATCcaaccaaacaaataaatggTATAGAAATGGCGCATTTAAAAGCCTCAGTAGCACTAGCAAATAGAATCAGTACATCAGCACATTTTCTGACTAATATGAACTGGATGGGGAAATTGTATTTGTTGATAATGAACATGATGTTAATGACCTTCATCAATGTTTGCTTCCCTAAAATACTCTGCAGTCTGGCTAGGAGTTGTATTTGTAAGTGAAGAGATTGTTTTGTAATCACAAGAGCAGAATCTTAATTAGCAGATGGAAGCAAAGCACAGTTGTGTAGCCATGACTAAGCAGCTGTGGGACTGTGGACAGGTTTGTCTGGCCCCAGATAAACTATCAGTGAAGGAATCTCTGACGTCTTCTCATTTTTATGATTTACAACACAGCTGTTTCAGTGTTAGCCATCCCTTACCTTTGAGCCTAGGCAACACAATAGTATTTTTCttgcaaatttcttctttaaagtatCCATTTACTGGCTCAATTGATTTAATTATCTCACCCCTCACCCTTTCTTTTTAGTTGGTCAAGATGTTTTTGGAAATTTCCTAAAGTCTGAGTTCAGTGAGGAGAACATTGAGTTCTGGCTGGCTTGTGAAGACTATAAAAAAACGGAGTCTGATCTTTTGCATtgcaaagcagagaaaatatataaagcatttgtGCATTCAGATGCTGCTAAACAAGTGAGTATTATCTTCATTATCATCAGTTTATGTGTAAAGGAACTTAGGTGCAGAAATAGCATTCCGCAGTCATAGCAGGATTAGATCTTTTTTAAGTATCATAATTTCACCACTAAATATTTAGGTATGTTCAATAGTTCAGTGCAATAATAATCTAATTTTCTGTATCTGAAGACAGTAGAATGAAAAGATTGATTTTGCAAAATTAGCTAACATAATAAGGATGGGGTAAGGAGTAGCAGTGTTACTAGCCAGAACTGCATGCCAGAATGTCCTTAATGAGTTAGCTCATTTTACATTAGGATAAAATACGGATTAGTGTAATACATACAATTCCAGCAGCAGAAATATTTTCAGTTAGTAATAGTCCCACCTTCCAGTTAAATATTCTTGATCAAGCAAAAAATAGCTACACAAAGTGTCCTCTCtcctataaattttaaatgaccaCATCATTTTTTCTGATGCATGTATCACCTTGtatggatatttaaaattttcatgtttgCCTCTTTTGCATCTCCCAACTATACAATGGGCCAACTTGGAACAAAGATTTTTTTGTGATATTTCTTTTTACCTCCTTCATATCTATTATAGAGCTGGTTTGGAGGAggcatttaaaagataattaagcTTATATAAATGAGGGCTTAATGCCATTATCTTGAGGTGCTTCAACAAACACAGTCACATAGTAAAATGTGCAGTACCTTGGAAGTGTGTATTAATTAGCGAGTATTTCTTTTTAGATCAACATTGACTTTCACACTCGAGAATCTACAGCCAGGAAGATTAAAGCACCAACCCCCACGTGTTTTGATGAAGcccaaaaaattatatatactctTATGGAAAAGGACTCCTATCCCAGGTTTCTCAAATCAAATATGTACTTAAATCTTCTGAACGAACTTCAGGCTAATAGTCTAAAGTGATCACTTCCTGGCCGGAGAGAACTAAAGATTGTATCAAGGACAGAGGAATGTACCAGTTATGGCTCCCTGGGTGAACAACCTGGCCCTTTTGAGTGACTCCACAGGCCCAGGGGAAGAGCAAATAACTCGAAATGGATTAACATGGAAGTTATCCAAGCTCAGGGTTGAAGTCCCATAAGCAAGATGAGACCTGAgagacagaagaaggaaggagatacTGTGGTCCTGTCGTAAAAAAACAGTGGACATATCAGAAAATCCCTCAGAACTGAGAAGGCCGGGTAACTCCAATTACACAGGAACTGTGAATAAAGGTTTTGAAACCGATTAAAACATGCTATAAGCTTCAAGGTCAACTGATATTTATGCTACATGTTATTATACAGAGATTGTATTGAACTGCTGCGATCTCTTTAACTTGGATGGCTGTTTGGAAAATACGTGTTTGAAACCACCGTTGTTATTATTGATGTTTGCAAgggtttttggtgttttgtattttttgtttgtttttggcttgaaagagaagaaaagaacaatgtATTTAACTTAAGCTATTGCTCTTAAAACTGGGAAGTcagaatttatttgtaaattaaattatCACAGTGTCAGTAAAAATgagttttgtattaaaaatatatagaagcaatttctgtttatgtttctttgccatttttcagAAACTGGTATTTATTCCtcatatttaacaaaaattcaAGCATGGGTCTTCTACTTTCTATCATCTCTTCAACATCTAAAACTAATCCTATACTTATGTATTATGCATATCTATTGGACAGGGTTTATTCGTTTTCTCTTTGCTGTCACAATGcataaaaagcaaacaattaTGTTCTCATATGGTAGAGCTTCAAACTGATAAAAAATTGAAGATGTATTTAGAAAGGGGATGGCATAGTTATTTCAAGAAGTAACCCAATTAGCAATTGATGTTTTATTGTGATTTAAACTTTATAAAACTCAGTGTTCATAGCAACCCTGTGAAAGGTGAAACTCACATCAAATCACTAATTCCCAAATTTAGCTATCAAAATTACTTAGgatgtttaaaaaacaaccaccaccacaacagaACCCCACCTTTTTCAGGGCCTTATCCCAAActgactgaatcagaatcttgaAGGGATAGAGGATGAAAAtcaacattttagaaagaaaccGCAGGTGATTCTAAAGATAGTTCAGGGCGGGGAACCCTGGGATTAAGGGACAGTCACGCCGCCGGGATTGCACACAAATCTCTGATGACACGATTTGTCCTCTTTCTGCTGTACGACACTGCCCCCCACTGACCAGAAGACATTTCCTAAATCACTCAAGTCTGCAACAGTCCTCTACATGTCAAGTAAGTAGGAAAATAAGACTACTCTATAGTCATCACCTATAGACAGCAGGAAAATAATCAAGATGATGCATATGCCAGCATAACCTCTATGGCTGTATCTTCCCATATCTCGTTGAATAATCAGCCATCCACACATCATAGTGAAATACCATGGATATTCTTAATACAGGCTTACCCAGTCATCAAGCTCACAGCAAAGGTACGGGGCAATATGTAGAtaagattttaaaagcattattcttGAGTTTCCATGGGATAGAACCCAAATTGGCTCCACCTTAAGCTTTATTTCATGGTTTAGCAGGTCATATAATAAGAGCAGCTTAGGAAGAGAGTTCAGTTTTACAACAATAGTAATAATGAAGTATTTCTCTTCCTCACTCATTCCATCACTGAGTTCTGTCAATCTTCCTTTTCCCATCAATGAGTGTAGGAGACATTATCACTTGTTCTTTCTCTATTAGCATTGCTTTGGTGTAGGCCCTCACTGCTTGCTAATTCATGTGACTTGTTTTCCCCTCTGCCAGTCTCTTCTCTTCAATCCATCCTCTGAATAGCCACAGACATCACTTTCTGAAGCCCAGATTTGACCATGTCACATCCCATGACATATAAAATAAGTTCAAATCTCTCCTTCTGGAATTGAAAACACTTGCAGTGAGACTGTGATGGTATAATTCCCATTGCTCCTCtctgggtacttttttttttttaattttttttttattgttgtgttaatcaccatatattacataatttgttttggtgtagtgttccatgattcattgtttgttcataacacccagtgctccatgcagaatgtgccctctttaatacccatcaccaggctaacccatccccctaccctcctcccctctagaaccctcagtttgtttttcagagtccatcatctctcctggctcatctccccctctgacttactggGTACTTTCTTACCTTCATGTCACACTGGATTAATTGCCTTTTCTTGAATGAGCCCTGGCCTTCACTATATCCAGGCCTTTGGTTAATCTCTACAATCCATCTAAAATGCCTTTCCCTAACCTCCGTCCAGTTTTCAAAAGCCAGCCAATTATTCAAGGCCCAGATAGAATAACTCTTCCACAAAGGTTTTCAAAAACCTTCCACCACTATGTAGTTATTTTCACTGTCTAATGGATATGAACTGAGTCCATATAAACACAAGACACTCTGCTTCTATTTCCAAGACTATTGTCACATTACACAGTCCAGGCCCTTCAGACTGTAAGGCACGAGAATTGCAACTGTCCAATACACACGCTGGTCATAAAGTAAATGCTTCTGGTCTTTGTCTTGTTAAGATGCCACGTTAAAGAGCCATCCAATTTTTGGACAGATGGTCAAAACAAACATCTAAGACacctcttcatttaaaaaaacaaaacaaatttaaaaaactcatcaTCACAGCATAGAttcaagatattaaaaaatacttgaaaagataACTTTCTTTTCATTGGCATTTTTTACTATGGTGTGACTGTCTTATAAGGCCATTCACAGTAATGTGAGTGGCTCTAATGACATCTCCTATTTAAAGAAATCTAATTCAACTCCTTGATCTGAGTCTCAGCTCACAGGTTATGTTCTATTGTCATATTAAAGCAGTGGCAGTCAACAATGTGTATGGTTTAAAACTCATTAATTaaagggtcacctgggtggctcagtcagttcagcatctgccttcagctcaggtcatgatcctggggttctggcatcgagccccacattgagctccctgctcggtggggagtctgcttctccctctgcctctgcccctgctcatgctctctctctttctcaaataaataaataaaatctttaaaaataaataaaataaaactcattaattacaaaaattaaaacaaatttacttttctcagatttattttacattattccTAATATGTATATCACACAAAACTAGGAATCTAAGAAGTTAGAAATGAGGGTCACATACCTCATGATGCCCAATAACTTTCCCACTTTTCAAGTGAAAAACGTACAACTTCTAAAAAGTTCTTTAACTCCAAGTTTTCTTAACAAAAACACTTAttcaaataataatacattagACATTAGATTTGTTCCTCCAGGAAAAGTATTTGCTATTGTCCtatatttaatatgcatttctaCTTGTTATAATATTAGCTGgctgattttctccatttttttcccacagGGAAAGGATAATTACGATGAAtcttgaagattaaataaaacctAACCAAGGGAGAAGAGAAGTGGGGACACTTCAGTGCACAGAAGAGTCTGTGAAAAAGTcaggaaatcaggaaaaaaaaactgttcagtAATGGTGATTTATTTGCTGTGGCTGGAAAGAATAAGAGGGAAAACTAAAAAGGTAGTTTAAGGGCAGATTTTAAGAAGAGATATAGTTCATTCCAAAGAAtgtacattttatcttttatgtggTAGGTAACCACTGAAATTTTAAGCAAAGGAGTAAGACACAGCTGTTTTTTCGGAGTGtctactatgagccaggcactgtgctagatacACATCACTTGCTAAGTCCACACCAAAACTCTTTGAGGTAAGCACTcttaacataattttatttatcaacaaatatagaaacaaaacatgaaaaaaattatctaagTATACATAACTAGTGAGTAGAAGAGCCAAGATTCGAATCCAGGTATGTATGTTTCCAAAGAATGTCCATCATCTCATGCTTCTTTCTGAACGTGACATGAttactttgtgttttaaaagttaattctAGATTTAGTGTAGaagacactttcttttttttattatgttcagttagccactatatagcacatcagtagtttttgatgtagtgttcaatgattcattagttgcatataacacccagtgttcatcacaacacgtgccctccttaatacccaaagGAAGCCATCATTGAGGAAGGAAAGCTAAATGTGAACCTCTTTTTATTAGCCCAACGGGAGAGATCAGGGCCTGAACTAGGGCAGCAATCAAAGCAATGGGAAGGAGAGGGTGAATAGACAAAACCTGGTTAGCAATA
Proteins encoded in this region:
- the RGS1 gene encoding regulator of G-protein signaling 1; this translates as MPGMFFSANPKELKETDHSLLDDKTHKKRPKTFRMDVKAYLRSMIPHLEPGIKPSKSKDILSVNEVMQWSQSLEKLLANQIGQDVFGNFLKSEFSEENIEFWLACEDYKKTESDLLHCKAEKIYKAFVHSDAAKQINIDFHTRESTARKIKAPTPTCFDEAQKIIYTLMEKDSYPRFLKSNMYLNLLNELQANSLK